In one Novosphingobium humi genomic region, the following are encoded:
- a CDS encoding CocE/NonD family hydrolase, with protein sequence MAGGGLAPSYPVRMRPGVDPYSATHKPPLPPTAFARWNERGLTIERNHRIRLRDGVEIFADIYRPEGAQQGVPILLAWGPYGKHALTNRVFWPRSGVDPDWLSDLTAFEAPDPLFWATHGVGVAVVDPRGAWLSGGDFHHNGAQEALDCADVIEWLAGLPWCNGRVGMTGVSYLAAIQYLVAPLHPPALAAINPWEGFSDWYREFAYHGGIPETGFLPRASDNIRFSLGRTEDTLENVRAHPLIDDYWLSKSYDLAAITQPAYVVASWSDQGLHLRGTIEAWRQMRSPQKWLDIHGHKKWAHYYCPESRARQTAFFEHFLFDRPTAVAAWPPVRIEIREQHGVQHERAEREWPPARTAYRELFLDPARGALCDAVPPPSILRQDAAHGEAHFTIRFDQPTEITGQAALRLWVEAQGSDDADLFIALQKLDARGQEVGFTFYAFYENGPIALGWQRASHRELDEALSKPERPVHSHRCEERLKPGEIVPVEIELWPFSVRFDAGESLRLVIAGRDIYRPEPGVMLPFPQHLDTRNAGHHVFYGGGAMASRLILPFIPASEHP encoded by the coding sequence ATGGCGGGCGGGGGTTTGGCGCCGTCCTATCCGGTGCGGATGCGCCCCGGCGTTGATCCATACAGCGCGACGCACAAACCGCCCTTGCCGCCCACCGCTTTTGCCCGATGGAACGAGCGCGGGCTGACCATTGAGCGCAACCATCGCATCCGCCTGCGCGACGGGGTGGAGATCTTTGCCGACATCTATCGGCCCGAAGGCGCGCAGCAGGGTGTGCCGATCCTGCTGGCATGGGGGCCTTATGGTAAACATGCGCTGACCAATCGCGTGTTCTGGCCGCGATCCGGGGTGGACCCGGATTGGCTTTCGGACCTCACCGCATTCGAGGCGCCTGATCCCCTGTTCTGGGCCACGCATGGCGTTGGCGTGGCGGTGGTCGATCCGCGCGGGGCATGGCTGTCGGGCGGCGATTTCCATCACAATGGCGCGCAGGAGGCGTTGGACTGCGCCGATGTGATCGAGTGGCTGGCCGGTTTGCCATGGTGCAACGGGCGGGTGGGGATGACGGGCGTGTCCTATCTGGCCGCGATCCAGTATCTGGTGGCCCCATTGCATCCGCCAGCGCTCGCCGCAATCAACCCGTGGGAAGGTTTTTCCGACTGGTATCGCGAATTTGCCTATCATGGCGGCATTCCCGAAACCGGATTTTTGCCGCGCGCTTCGGACAATATCCGCTTCTCGCTGGGGCGGACCGAGGATACGCTGGAAAATGTCCGTGCCCATCCGCTGATCGACGATTACTGGCTGTCCAAATCCTATGATCTGGCCGCCATCACCCAGCCAGCCTATGTCGTGGCCAGTTGGTCGGATCAGGGGCTGCATCTGCGCGGCACGATCGAGGCATGGCGCCAAATGCGCAGCCCGCAAAAGTGGCTGGACATCCATGGTCATAAGAAGTGGGCGCATTACTATTGCCCCGAAAGCCGCGCCCGGCAGACCGCCTTTTTCGAGCATTTCCTGTTTGATCGCCCTACCGCTGTGGCCGCATGGCCCCCGGTGCGGATCGAGATACGCGAGCAACATGGGGTCCAGCATGAGCGGGCCGAGCGGGAATGGCCGCCCGCGCGCACGGCCTATCGTGAACTCTTTCTCGATCCGGCGCGGGGCGCCTTGTGCGATGCCGTGCCCCCGCCATCGATCCTGCGGCAGGACGCCGCCCACGGCGAGGCCCATTTCACGATCCGTTTTGACCAGCCCACCGAAATCACCGGCCAAGCCGCCCTGCGCCTCTGGGTGGAGGCGCAGGGCAGCGACGATGCCGACCTGTTCATTGCGCTGCAAAAGCTGGATGCGAGGGGCCAAGAGGTGGGCTTCACCTTCTACGCCTTTTATGAAAACGGCCCCATCGCGCTGGGCTGGCAAAGGGCCAGCCATCGCGAACTGGACGAGGCGCTTTCCAAGCCAGAACGCCCGGTGCATAGCCACCGCTGCGAGGAAAGGCTGAAGCCGGGCGAAATCGTTCCGGTCGAGATCGAACTGTGGCCCTTTTCTGTGCGTTTTGATGCGGGCGAGAGCCTGCGACTGGTGATTGCGGGGCGCGACATCTATCGGCCCGAACCGGGCGTCATGCTGCCTTTCCCCCAGCATCTGGATACGCGCAACGCGGGCCATCATGTCTTTTATGGCGGCGGGGCCATGGCCTCGCGGCTGATCCTGCCCTTCATTCCCGCATCGGAGCATCCATGA
- a CDS encoding DUF3237 domain-containing protein, whose product MTLQPTPLATLADCRLEHVFDIEVLFGADRTLFGPLPGGGHQGYTPAIGGTITGPRLTGSVVPHSGADYATAREDGTIELRAHYLLRADDGTMIYIQNLGYLVRPRPGEDQPSYFKLTPYFRVPVGPHDWLNRTVIVGGGERRSDPDRTLFRYYALV is encoded by the coding sequence ATGACATTGCAGCCCACCCCCTTGGCCACCCTTGCCGATTGCCGCCTTGAGCATGTGTTCGACATCGAGGTGCTGTTCGGAGCGGATCGGACTTTGTTCGGCCCTTTGCCCGGCGGCGGGCATCAGGGTTATACGCCTGCCATCGGCGGCACAATCACCGGGCCGCGCCTGACGGGCAGCGTGGTGCCCCATTCGGGCGCCGATTATGCCACCGCGCGCGAGGACGGCACGATCGAACTGCGCGCCCATTATCTGCTGCGCGCCGATGACGGCACGATGATCTATATCCAGAATCTGGGCTATCTGGTCCGCCCGCGCCCGGGCGAGGACCAGCCTTCCTATTTCAAGCTGACGCCCTATTTCCGGGTGCCGGTCGGGCCGCATGACTGGCTCAACCGCACGGTGATCGTGGGCGGAGGAGAGCGTCGGTCGGACCCGGACCGCACGCTCTTTCGCTATTACGCCCTGGTCTGA
- a CDS encoding spinster family MFS transporter produces MSAPAAPRRRVLLSLLLLTCTLNFADRAVFSALAQTIKADLLLTDLQLGLLQGLVFAALYALAGLPIGLLAERFSRKRIIASCTVIWSLATAATGMAGSFTALAASRLGVGMGEAGFVPPTASLVADIAPREKRASTFALVMLGTPIGTLLGAMLAGHIALLWHWRTAFLLFALPGFVVAGLLLLLAPEPERGRYDAGAKGGKAPPVGEFLREVAGNPTLLCVIAGGSLAGFGMTSISQFLAVFLARTHHLGVREAAANFGLISGLAITFGLIVGSFGTDWLARRDARWPAWGAAFGLTLAPPIYWLAFHAASLGAAFALLLVAGAFLLLFYGPTTGMIQNLLPTRMRASGVALYTLLYTLIGSGLGPVFVGFVSDRAARAAYAGQYGVDCPAGMPAHGAGEAVAAACRQASAQGLQSALSLAVLVFFAAALCFLAAAPGLRRIAQTRA; encoded by the coding sequence ATGAGCGCGCCTGCAGCCCCGCGCCGCCGGGTTCTGCTCTCGCTGCTGCTGCTCACCTGCACCCTCAATTTCGCCGACCGGGCGGTGTTTTCCGCCTTGGCCCAGACCATCAAGGCCGATCTTCTGCTCACCGATCTGCAATTGGGCCTGTTGCAGGGGCTGGTCTTTGCCGCGCTCTATGCGCTGGCCGGATTGCCGATCGGCCTGCTGGCCGAGCGGTTCTCGCGCAAGCGGATCATTGCCTCCTGCACCGTCATCTGGTCGCTGGCCACGGCGGCCACCGGCATGGCGGGCAGCTTTACCGCGCTGGCCGCCAGTCGCCTTGGCGTGGGCATGGGCGAGGCAGGCTTTGTGCCCCCCACCGCCTCGCTGGTGGCCGATATCGCCCCGCGTGAAAAGCGCGCCTCCACCTTTGCGCTGGTGATGCTGGGCACGCCCATCGGCACGCTGCTCGGGGCAATGCTGGCCGGGCATATTGCCTTGCTCTGGCATTGGCGCACGGCCTTTCTGCTCTTTGCGCTGCCCGGCTTTGTGGTGGCGGGCCTGCTTCTGCTGCTGGCGCCCGAGCCGGAACGGGGGCGCTATGACGCCGGAGCCAAAGGCGGCAAGGCGCCCCCGGTCGGCGAATTTCTGCGCGAGGTGGCGGGCAATCCCACCCTGCTCTGCGTGATCGCGGGGGGCAGTCTGGCGGGTTTTGGCATGACCTCGATCTCGCAATTTCTGGCAGTGTTTCTGGCGCGCACCCACCATCTGGGCGTGCGCGAGGCGGCGGCCAATTTCGGCCTGATTTCGGGCCTTGCCATCACCTTCGGCCTGATCGTGGGCAGTTTCGGCACCGATTGGCTGGCACGGCGCGATGCGCGCTGGCCCGCATGGGGCGCGGCCTTCGGGCTGACGCTGGCGCCGCCGATCTATTGGCTGGCCTTTCATGCCGCCTCGCTGGGCGCGGCCTTTGCGCTGCTCTTGGTGGCAGGCGCGTTCCTGTTGCTGTTCTACGGGCCGACCACGGGCATGATCCAGAACCTCCTGCCCACCCGGATGCGCGCCAGCGGGGTGGCGCTCTATACGCTGCTCTACACGCTGATCGGTTCGGGTCTGGGGCCGGTCTTTGTCGGCTTTGTTTCCGACCGGGCGGCGCGGGCCGCTTATGCCGGGCAATATGGCGTGGATTGCCCGGCAGGCATGCCCGCCCATGGCGCTGGCGAGGCCGTGGCCGCCGCCTGTCGGCAGGCGTCGGCGCAGGGGCTGCAAAGCGCGCTGTCGCTGGCGGTGCTGGTGTTCTTTGCGGCGGCGCTGTGTTTTCTGGCCGCCGCGCCGGGGTTGCGCCGGATCGCTCAGACCAGGGCGTAA
- a CDS encoding nuclear transport factor 2 family protein, translating to MENYLAAFNRGDEAAYGRFYAPDVELRNGTGIILRGAEAIVAYYRKAREDFHRMMTLRAALAGDGAIAAALASVFTARRDGVELSGRTMQAGDTYAIESMALYQMQDGLFRRIEAVTLSRRHRAVGEPA from the coding sequence ATGGAGAACTATTTAGCCGCCTTCAACCGGGGCGATGAGGCCGCCTATGGCCGATTCTACGCGCCCGATGTCGAGTTGCGCAATGGAACCGGCATCATCCTGCGCGGCGCGGAGGCCATTGTGGCCTATTATCGCAAGGCGCGGGAGGACTTCCATCGGATGATGACGCTGCGCGCCGCTCTGGCCGGGGATGGCGCCATAGCCGCCGCGCTGGCCTCTGTGTTCACGGCAAGGCGCGACGGGGTCGAACTCTCCGGCCGGACAATGCAGGCGGGCGATACCTATGCCATTGAAAGCATGGCTCTCTATCAAATGCAGGATGGCCTGTTCCGCAGGATCGAGGCCGTCACCCTGTCGCGCCGCCATCGCGCGGTGGGAGAACCGGCATGA
- a CDS encoding IclR family transcriptional regulator translates to MMREVPSGGADRLAYLLKLVAHGPDRFSLGDLAARARLPASTVHRLLQVMVRAGLVERGAHQTYRPGREFYAMASQLVARFDVIRSARPLLEGLVERWHETAVLCTYNPTDRRATIADVVMTPHPLRFAVERGGEILLPWGSLGRAILAFLSGGEMEAIIRETRFGPLTGRPRDPRSELEKGLREVREEGVSRFYDPDIEIAGIAAPVFGAEGLVLGCIGVTMPSKRYLLHAEDDLVLAVREAGQSLSAAASMGQGGADQEFQNTE, encoded by the coding sequence ATGATGCGCGAGGTTCCATCCGGCGGTGCAGACAGGCTGGCATATCTGCTCAAACTGGTGGCCCATGGGCCGGACCGCTTCAGCCTGGGCGATCTGGCCGCGCGCGCGCGGCTGCCCGCCAGCACAGTCCACCGCCTGCTTCAGGTGATGGTGAGGGCGGGTTTGGTCGAACGCGGGGCGCATCAGACCTATCGGCCGGGCCGTGAATTCTATGCGATGGCCTCGCAACTGGTGGCGCGTTTCGATGTCATCCGCTCCGCCCGGCCTTTGCTCGAAGGGCTGGTGGAGCGCTGGCACGAGACAGCGGTGCTGTGCACCTATAACCCTACCGACCGCCGCGCGACCATTGCCGATGTGGTCATGACGCCGCATCCGCTGCGCTTTGCGGTGGAAAGGGGCGGCGAGATTCTCCTGCCCTGGGGCTCGCTGGGGCGGGCGATTCTGGCTTTCCTTTCCGGCGGAGAGATGGAGGCGATTATCCGCGAAACGCGCTTTGGTCCCTTGACCGGGCGGCCGCGCGATCCGCGCAGCGAGCTCGAAAAAGGCCTGCGCGAGGTGCGCGAAGAGGGCGTTTCGCGCTTTTACGACCCCGATATCGAGATCGCGGGCATTGCCGCCCCGGTGTTCGGCGCCGAAGGGCTGGTGCTGGGCTGTATCGGCGTGACCATGCCGTCCAAACGCTATCTGCTCCATGCCGAGGATGATCTGGTGCTGGCCGTGCGCGAGGCGGGGCAAAGCCTGAGCGCGGCCGCATCGATGGGGCAGGGCGGGGCGGACCAAGAATTCCAAAATACGGAATAG
- a CDS encoding TonB-dependent receptor, whose protein sequence is MNYRKGKVLVYASSAALAMALFGGEAHAEEQAAKNNAPEIVVTAQFRSQKLQDVPIAITAVNSAMLEQRGATNIADIGSSAPNVTLRPAAASFGPSVVAYIRGVGQRDTNFALEPGVGLYIDDVYLPTMHGSLLNLVDLDRVEILRGPQGTLAGQNSIGGAIKLYSKKPDANPDAYLSATYGAYNRVEIRGGSNFTIAPDKLYMRLTGVGVHKDGYVTRYDYACTHPGSTVPSSVTGSSCKLGTEGGKDYVAGRAAFRWTPTSFLTADIAVDITRDNSEPTPSTLLYVGRNANPGSTLTGIASPPAAAYVLNGNVYGNATGSPFISYSPFGAYAQDTFSRSPYINYENYTDTTPRDGSAPWQAPLKAALNTWGISGTLSATLTPNLKLTSITAYRQFDGTYSTGDGSPLNPSLQANNIYNKQFSEELRLSAKFGDLANLTVGGFYFYKRSRYQARIELTTLNFIEDDSIPATTKAVFANADISPIRNLTVIGGIRYTDQSKTFYYGRFGVPGSSTGGAVPPSLAALNGLVGGFNGGRFDYRAALQYRFNDDVMGYAQFSTGFRGGGINPRPFFPAQALPHSPEKLNAYEVGLKTDLFDRRLRMNFSGFINKYTDILVTVASCPLPGVPAAPCSLPLNAGNATIKGLEAEMRLQPVPGLTVEASLAYLDFKYDSVSAAAVTSGIGTEDKGQYISPWQWSFAVQYDWSLGSMGTITPRVDVNHIDSFNRNANNVDAATGGKDIFGQVPGYTLVNARIAYQTAGKEWELAVEGRNLTDKLYYTDIFDNRGSTNSIQGTPAEPRTWAVTVKRRF, encoded by the coding sequence ATGAACTACCGCAAGGGGAAGGTGCTCGTTTACGCTTCGTCGGCTGCTCTGGCCATGGCGCTGTTTGGCGGCGAGGCCCATGCCGAGGAGCAGGCCGCCAAGAACAATGCGCCTGAAATCGTCGTTACCGCGCAATTCCGCAGTCAGAAGCTGCAGGATGTGCCGATCGCCATCACCGCCGTCAACTCGGCCATGCTGGAGCAGCGCGGCGCCACCAATATCGCCGACATCGGGTCCAGCGCGCCCAACGTGACGCTGCGCCCTGCGGCGGCCAGTTTCGGCCCCTCGGTCGTTGCCTACATTCGCGGCGTGGGCCAGCGCGACACCAATTTCGCGCTGGAGCCGGGCGTCGGCCTCTATATCGACGATGTCTATCTGCCCACGATGCACGGGTCGCTGCTCAATCTGGTTGATCTCGACCGGGTGGAAATCCTGCGCGGGCCGCAAGGCACGCTGGCAGGGCAGAATTCGATCGGCGGGGCGATCAAGCTCTATTCCAAAAAGCCCGATGCCAACCCGGACGCCTATCTGTCGGCCACCTATGGCGCCTATAATCGCGTGGAAATTCGGGGCGGTTCCAATTTCACCATCGCGCCCGACAAGCTCTATATGCGCCTGACCGGGGTGGGGGTCCACAAGGACGGCTATGTCACCCGCTATGACTATGCCTGCACCCATCCGGGCAGCACGGTGCCCAGCTCCGTCACCGGATCGAGCTGCAAACTGGGCACCGAAGGGGGCAAGGATTATGTCGCGGGCCGCGCGGCCTTTCGCTGGACGCCGACCAGTTTCCTGACCGCCGACATTGCCGTGGACATCACCCGCGACAACAGCGAGCCTACGCCATCGACCCTGCTCTATGTGGGCCGCAATGCCAATCCGGGCTCGACCCTGACCGGCATCGCGAGCCCGCCTGCGGCTGCCTATGTGCTCAACGGCAATGTCTATGGCAATGCCACCGGATCGCCCTTCATCAGCTATTCGCCCTTTGGCGCCTATGCGCAGGATACGTTCAGCCGCAGCCCCTATATCAATTACGAGAATTACACCGACACCACCCCGCGCGACGGTTCGGCGCCCTGGCAGGCCCCGCTCAAGGCCGCGCTCAACACATGGGGCATTTCGGGCACGCTCAGCGCCACGCTGACGCCCAATCTGAAGCTGACCTCGATCACTGCCTATCGCCAGTTTGACGGCACCTATTCCACGGGCGATGGTTCGCCGCTCAACCCCTCGCTTCAGGCCAACAACATCTACAACAAGCAATTCAGCGAGGAATTGCGCCTGTCGGCCAAATTCGGCGATCTTGCCAATCTGACGGTGGGCGGCTTCTATTTCTACAAGCGCAGCCGGTATCAGGCGCGGATCGAGCTGACCACGCTCAACTTCATCGAGGACGATTCGATCCCCGCCACCACCAAGGCGGTCTTTGCCAATGCCGATATCAGCCCGATCAGGAACCTGACCGTGATCGGCGGCATCCGTTATACGGATCAGTCCAAGACCTTCTATTATGGCCGTTTTGGTGTGCCGGGATCATCGACGGGCGGTGCTGTGCCGCCTTCGCTGGCGGCGCTCAACGGGCTGGTCGGGGGTTTCAACGGCGGCCGGTTCGACTATCGCGCGGCGCTGCAATATCGCTTCAACGATGATGTGATGGGCTATGCCCAGTTCTCCACCGGCTTTCGCGGCGGCGGCATCAATCCTCGCCCCTTCTTTCCGGCGCAGGCTTTGCCGCACAGCCCGGAAAAGCTCAACGCCTATGAAGTGGGCCTGAAAACCGACCTGTTCGACCGCCGCCTGCGGATGAATTTTTCCGGCTTCATCAACAAATACACCGATATTTTGGTGACGGTCGCCAGTTGCCCGCTGCCCGGCGTTCCGGCCGCGCCCTGTTCGTTGCCGCTCAATGCGGGCAATGCCACGATCAAGGGGCTTGAGGCCGAAATGCGGCTGCAACCCGTGCCGGGCCTGACGGTCGAGGCATCGCTTGCCTATCTCGACTTCAAATATGATTCGGTCAGCGCCGCCGCGGTCACCTCCGGCATCGGCACAGAGGACAAGGGCCAGTATATCTCGCCATGGCAATGGAGCTTTGCCGTGCAATATGACTGGAGCCTTGGCAGCATGGGCACCATCACGCCGCGCGTTGATGTCAACCATATCGACAGCTTCAACCGCAACGCCAACAATGTCGACGCCGCCACCGGGGGCAAGGACATTTTCGGCCAGGTGCCGGGCTATACGCTGGTCAACGCCCGTATTGCCTATCAGACCGCGGGCAAGGAATGGGAGCTGGCCGTCGAAGGGCGCAACCTGACCGACAAGCTCTATTACACCGATATTTTCGACAATCGCGGATCGACCAATTCGATCCAGGGCACGCCTGCCGAGCCGCGCACTTGGGCGGTGACGGTCAAGCGCCGCTTCTGA
- a CDS encoding TauD/TfdA dioxygenase family protein: MATSFSSQPAPGVPIVAGLPMPEFRHIAVEPISGACGCEIGGVDLRQPLRPEVLGEIMLAFQHFLVIVFRDQDLTPDQHKAFSRHFGELTELPQAPTYNGDNLMQEVRREAWEPVNVVPSFEHFHTDSPFLPQPPKCIVMRALDCPQWGGDTAFSNAYLVYEHLSDGMKALLDGLQVVYSAKDVWSKNEKLPPEKRLRLRESHGFTEDQLENIQPAVRVHPETGRRALFATTAYFRHFVGWSEEESRALLNYLQSLAQHLHYHCRVKWRKDTLIVWDNRFTLHRGVHDFKHERRHLIRTTVIGERPMGIADLAARPAGERP, encoded by the coding sequence ATGGCCACGTCCTTTTCCAGCCAGCCAGCGCCCGGTGTGCCCATTGTCGCCGGGCTGCCCATGCCCGAATTTCGCCATATCGCGGTCGAACCTATCAGCGGGGCCTGCGGCTGCGAGATCGGCGGGGTCGACCTGCGCCAGCCCTTGCGGCCCGAAGTGCTGGGCGAGATCATGCTGGCCTTTCAGCATTTTCTCGTCATCGTCTTTCGCGATCAGGATCTGACGCCCGATCAGCACAAGGCCTTCTCGCGCCATTTCGGCGAACTGACCGAACTGCCCCAGGCGCCCACCTATAATGGCGACAATCTGATGCAGGAGGTGCGCCGCGAAGCGTGGGAGCCGGTCAATGTCGTGCCCAGTTTCGAGCATTTCCACACCGACAGCCCGTTCCTGCCCCAACCGCCCAAATGCATCGTGATGCGCGCTCTCGATTGTCCGCAATGGGGCGGCGACACCGCCTTTTCCAACGCCTATCTGGTTTACGAACATCTCTCGGACGGGATGAAGGCGCTGCTCGACGGGCTTCAGGTGGTCTATTCGGCCAAGGACGTGTGGAGCAAGAATGAGAAACTCCCGCCCGAAAAGCGGCTGCGCCTGCGCGAGAGCCATGGCTTTACCGAGGACCAATTGGAAAACATCCAGCCCGCCGTGCGCGTCCACCCCGAAACCGGCCGCCGCGCGCTTTTCGCCACCACCGCCTATTTCCGCCATTTCGTGGGGTGGAGCGAGGAGGAGAGCCGCGCCCTGCTCAACTATCTGCAAAGCCTTGCCCAGCATCTGCATTATCACTGCCGCGTCAAATGGCGCAAAGACACGCTGATCGTGTGGGACAACCGCTTCACGCTTCATCGCGGCGTGCATGATTTCAAGCATGAGCGGCGCCATCTGATCCGCACCACCGTGATCGGCGAGCGGCCCATGGGCATTGCCGATCTGGCCGCGCGCCCGGCGGGGGAAAGACCATGA
- a CDS encoding thiamine pyrophosphate-requiring protein, with amino-acid sequence MKVGAAIARILKIEGVDVLFGYPRNAVLEAAAKEDIRTIIVRQERTGLHMADAYSRMTRGAKMGVFAMQHGPGTENAYGGVAQAFSESVPVLVLPQGYARALAHVPDNYNACRSMRDITKTAEPILRAQDTPAILRRAFTALRNGRRRPALVEMPWDVLAEDVGETLDYAPVVSTRYGPDPAQVAAVAQRLVAAPRLVIHAGQGVHWANAYGELRELAELLAAPVSTSLEGKSAFDETHPLALGSGGAAIPGQLRHFLDSADLIFGIGCSFAQTAFGVAMPDHVPIIHATLDPADINKGVPCEAALIGDAQLTLAMLVEAVRALLPAPRDMAPVAEEIAKVEQAWLAQWLPLLESDDAPISPYRVLWELQRTVDVAGTIITHDAGSPRDQLTPFWKSITPLSYIGWGKSTQLGYGLGLAMGAKLACPDRLCINVWGDAAIGFTGMDFETAVRERLPILSILLNNSAMAIELDQMPVATERYHATAISGHYADFARALGGYGERITDPTQIGDAIRRGIAATQAGQPALLEFMTAKETRASRL; translated from the coding sequence ATGAAGGTCGGCGCCGCGATTGCGCGTATCCTCAAGATCGAGGGCGTCGATGTCCTCTTCGGCTATCCGCGCAATGCGGTGCTGGAGGCAGCGGCCAAGGAGGATATCCGCACCATCATCGTGCGGCAGGAGCGCACAGGGCTGCATATGGCCGATGCCTATTCGCGCATGACGCGGGGGGCCAAGATGGGCGTCTTTGCCATGCAGCACGGGCCGGGCACGGAGAATGCCTATGGCGGCGTGGCGCAGGCTTTTTCCGAGAGCGTGCCGGTGCTGGTGCTGCCGCAGGGCTATGCGCGGGCGCTGGCCCATGTGCCCGACAATTACAACGCCTGCCGATCCATGCGCGACATCACCAAAACCGCCGAGCCGATCCTGCGCGCGCAGGATACGCCTGCCATTTTGCGCCGGGCTTTCACTGCGCTTCGCAACGGGCGGCGGCGGCCCGCACTGGTGGAAATGCCGTGGGATGTGCTGGCCGAGGATGTGGGCGAAACGCTGGATTACGCGCCGGTGGTTTCCACCCGCTATGGCCCCGATCCGGCGCAGGTGGCCGCTGTCGCGCAAAGGCTGGTGGCCGCGCCCCGGCTGGTTATCCACGCCGGGCAGGGGGTGCATTGGGCCAATGCCTACGGCGAATTGCGCGAACTGGCCGAATTGCTGGCCGCGCCGGTCTCCACCAGCCTTGAAGGCAAGAGCGCCTTTGACGAGACGCATCCCCTCGCGCTGGGTTCGGGCGGGGCGGCCATACCGGGGCAATTGCGCCATTTTCTGGACAGCGCCGATCTTATCTTCGGCATCGGTTGCAGCTTTGCCCAGACCGCCTTTGGCGTTGCCATGCCCGATCATGTGCCGATCATCCATGCCACGCTCGATCCGGCCGACATCAACAAGGGCGTGCCTTGCGAGGCCGCACTGATCGGGGATGCGCAACTGACGCTGGCCATGCTGGTCGAGGCGGTGCGCGCGCTGCTGCCCGCCCCGCGCGACATGGCCCCCGTGGCCGAGGAAATCGCCAAAGTGGAGCAGGCCTGGCTGGCCCAATGGCTGCCTTTGCTGGAAAGTGATGATGCGCCGATCAGCCCCTATCGCGTCTTGTGGGAATTGCAGCGCACGGTGGATGTGGCGGGTACGATTATCACCCATGACGCCGGATCGCCCCGCGATCAGCTTACGCCTTTCTGGAAATCGATCACCCCGCTCAGCTATATCGGCTGGGGCAAATCCACCCAGCTTGGCTATGGACTGGGGCTGGCGATGGGGGCCAAACTGGCCTGTCCGGACCGGCTGTGCATCAATGTCTGGGGCGATGCGGCGATCGGTTTCACCGGCATGGATTTTGAAACCGCCGTGCGCGAACGCCTGCCGATCCTTTCCATCCTGCTCAACAATTCGGCCATGGCTATCGAGTTGGACCAGATGCCGGTGGCGACCGAGCGCTATCATGCCACCGCCATCTCCGGCCATTACGCCGATTTTGCCCGCGCATTGGGCGGCTATGGCGAGCGGATCACCGACCCGACCCAGATCGGCGACGCCATCCGGCGAGGGATTGCGGCAACCCAGGCGGGCCAGCCCGCGCTGCTGGAATTCATGACCGCCAAGGAAACACGAGCTTCGCGGTTGTGA
- a CDS encoding TauD/TfdA family dioxygenase: MTTGEVQALLDGREEALADLRDDMTANFARGPGAILLRGLDPAVLGEACFASVLARIGGWLGTPAIQSPQGERVARVERRADDRTARGTFSNAELRPHTDLHDILALGCFRPAASGGESVLVSARDLHRAIGHDDPSLPADLVKPYAWGGNPALRSADRPRPCLPILFPPDAAHGPQVAYNGYFLRRGADQADGIFARFDAIAQRLADKTLFRLMPGDMLFWHNWSWLHGRMPFADRDDRPRLLFRLWIRSVIAPRADPALVELGQRMDEDHRITSQWEKHGHE, encoded by the coding sequence TTGACCACCGGGGAGGTGCAGGCTTTGCTGGATGGGCGGGAGGAGGCTTTGGCCGATCTGCGCGATGACATGACCGCCAATTTCGCGCGCGGTCCGGGGGCGATTCTGCTGCGCGGGCTGGACCCTGCCGTTCTGGGCGAGGCGTGCTTTGCCTCGGTCCTTGCGCGGATCGGCGGCTGGCTGGGCACACCCGCGATCCAGTCGCCGCAGGGCGAGCGCGTGGCCCGCGTCGAGCGCAGAGCCGATGACCGCACGGCGCGCGGCACATTTTCGAATGCCGAATTGCGGCCCCATACCGACCTGCATGACATATTGGCGCTGGGCTGCTTCCGACCGGCCGCTTCGGGGGGCGAGAGTGTTCTGGTCTCGGCGCGCGATCTTCATCGAGCGATCGGGCATGATGACCCGTCCCTTCCGGCGGATCTGGTCAAGCCCTATGCGTGGGGCGGCAACCCTGCGCTGCGCAGCGCGGACAGGCCCCGGCCATGTTTGCCGATCCTGTTTCCGCCTGATGCCGCGCATGGGCCGCAGGTGGCCTATAACGGCTATTTCCTGCGCCGGGGCGCCGATCAGGCAGACGGGATTTTTGCCCGGTTCGATGCCATCGCCCAACGACTGGCCGACAAAACCCTCTTCCGCCTGATGCCCGGCGACATGCTGTTCTGGCACAATTGGAGCTGGCTGCACGGGCGGATGCCCTTTGCCGACCGCGATGATCGCCCGCGTCTGCTCTTTCGCCTGTGGATCCGTTCGGTGATCGCCCCAAGGGCTGATCCCGCGCTGGTTGAACTGGGGCAAAGGATGGATGAAGATCACAGGATAACAAGCCAATGGGAGAAGCATGGCCATGAATGA